The following proteins are encoded in a genomic region of Ostrea edulis chromosome 7, xbOstEdul1.1, whole genome shotgun sequence:
- the LOC125661648 gene encoding uncharacterized protein LOC125661648, translating to MEKTLFYLKLKTQLLNTELDINSEDLSEITEDGWIKLMFSSWSCFSMVWNGTTACSSPGLVAVATYLDDVQDFNEDSQRCSDMNMVFRASKPASLMAVMAVACKQWGV from the exons ATGGAGAAAACGCTGTTTTATTTGAAGTTGAAAACACAATTGTTGAACACAGAATTGGACATAAATTCAGAGGATCTGAGTGAAATTACGGAGGATGGATGGATCAAGTTGATGTTCAGCTCTTGGTCATGTTTTTCCATGGTTTGGAATGGAACGACGGCATGTTCATCACCAGGCCTCGTGGCTGTAGCGACATATTTAGATGACGTGCAG GACTTTAATGAAGACTCACAACGGTGCTCTGACATGAACATGgtttttcgagcctcgaaaccagcctcgctcATGGCAGTTATGGCTGTTGCCTGCAAACAGTGGGGAGTGTAA